From a region of the Zingiber officinale cultivar Zhangliang chromosome 4B, Zo_v1.1, whole genome shotgun sequence genome:
- the LOC121977677 gene encoding probable serine/threonine-protein kinase WNK11, protein MPLVRADPADKDAEPFVETDPTGRFGRYDNLLGSGSVKRVYRGFDQEEGIEVAWNQVFLRRFAADPPMMDRLFAEVRLLRSLRHENIITLYKAWTDEEGNTLNFITEFCTSGNLRDYRKLHRHVSIKALKKWSRQILKGLEYLHNHEPCIIHRDLNCSNVFINGNTGQVKIGDLGLAAIVGKSHTAHSILGTPEFMAPELYEEDYNELVDIYSFGMCVLEMVTREIPYSECDSVAKIFRKVMAGVRPQSLNKVKDSEVKAFIDRCLAKPPARPSASELLVDPFFLGLDDDNGDCDAAAMLQPPVPQPRPRSSAVTANPARLQIA, encoded by the exons ATGCCGTTGGTTCGAGCTGATCCGGCGGACAAGGATGCAGAGCCGTTCGTGGAGACCGATCCCACGGGGCGATTCGGGCGATACGACAACTTGCTTGGCTCAGGCTCCGTGAAGCGGGTGTACCGTGGCTTCGATCAAGAGGAGGGAATCGAAGTGGCTTGGAACCAGGTGTTTCTGAGGAGATTCGCGGCGGATCCGCCGATGATGGATCGGCTTTTCGCCGAGGTGCGGCTCCTGCGATCGCTGCGGCACGAGAACATCATCACTTTGTACAAAGCGTGGACGGACGAGGAGGGCAACACGCTCAATTTCATCACCGAGTTCTGCACCTCCGGCAACCTCCGCGATTATAGGAAGCTACACCGCCATGTCTCCATCAAAGCCCTCAAGAAGTGGTCGCGCCAGATACTGAAAGGCCTCGAGTACCTCCACAACCACGAACCGTGCATTATCCATCGAGACCTCAACTGCTCCAACGTGTTCATCAATGGCAACACTGGCCAG GTGAAGATAGGTGATCTCGGCCTCGCGGCGATCGTTGGGAAGAGCCACACGGCGCACTCGATCCTGGGCACGCCGGAGTTCATGGCGCCGGAGCTGTACGAGGAGGACTACAACGAGCTGGTGGACATCTACTCCTTCGGGATGTGTGTTCTGGAGATGGTGACGCGCGAGATCCCCTACAGCGAGTGCGACAGCGTCGCCAAAATCTTCCGGAAGGTGATGGCCGGCGTGCGTCCACAATCCCTGAACAAGGTCAAAGATTCCGAAGTTAAGGCCTTCATCGATCGGTGCCTTGCTAAACCTCCGGCTCGCCCTTCTGCCTCTGAGCTCCTTGTCGACCCGTTCTTCCTCGGCCTCGACGATGACAATGGAGACTGTGACGCTGCTGCCATGCTTCAACCACCTGTTCCTCAGCCTCGGCCGCGCTCGTCGGCGGTCACCGCCAATCCCGCTCGCCTGCAGATTGCGTGA